One genomic window of Bactrocera dorsalis isolate Fly_Bdor chromosome 4, ASM2337382v1, whole genome shotgun sequence includes the following:
- the LOC105222663 gene encoding gamma-tubulin complex component 2 homolog isoform X1, producing MDVNSTTDPMRVALKTLIQHSNATFTADDVLREFRTTKEKRSNRKLLKILEIISKNQAKSAEHLVEAAKLLEKKDPFYCLLNFLNHYSDTNIMQSIRKKDISTSTPLINKKMFETVTPDCVSEIKERVVQAATGCVTKPVQNSSLNNVTGGHSPTTPLFPPCNKQHAEVPWDYRALDNLQFPQNNILAIPISSQETLLLYDLIYCLTGMRGSYITPIECMTSGRNPSIKFMISEQIHNSLRDIAQEMLPLASYYTCIEQFIQNASLTECGQVLQAFSEALSSLIHDYYLLLAQLEAELNAGNLTVHKMLFYVRPTLNTMEVLAGVVSAILENELRGGQALTLLFNKISALTGDEESQKFVIQLTQLAAVPYMEILQLWVQKGVICDPQQEFLVEDNEVIRREELPEHYSADYWEKRYTIRRERIPCFLEKVSDIILRTGKYLNVIRQCGKKVTPPQLMNLQFSPTNQNHITVIQNAYRFASKNLLEVLLKENDLMGHLMSVKRYLLLHQGDFITQFMDACEDELAKNVDKVLPMTLENLLGLTLRLSSAKHDPYKDDVHCELLTYDLVTQMSKIMNNEEEYWLSHDRLDLNGLECFAFRYEVKWPVSLVLNHIAISKYQMLFRQLFYCKHVERQLCKIWKENSIAKKFSPQAAELYRSAFTLRQRMMNAVQNLEYYMMIEVIEPNWHIFIQNMNKVENVDEVLSFHQDFLDSCLKNCMLTDTTLLNRSIFKLCNICLKFCEFIQKSQRFFLDAELKSMVCDSNDEENSDSDVDISSQKQSESSLAPNDTFSERVKRFDLEFTGLLIGLLKQINDVASDNPSDRFINLVHRINFNSFYNQQMDKLCAKDSMM from the exons ATGGACGTAAATTCTACGACGGATCCCATGCGGGTAGCATTAAAAACGCTTATACAGCATTCAAA TGCAACGTTTACTGCTGATGATGTGCTACGGGAATTTCGTACAACAAAAGAGAAACGTTCCAATcggaaattgttgaaaattttggaaataatttcaaagAACCAAGCAAAATCCGCAGAGCATTTGGTGGAGGCGGCCAAGCTATTAGagaa AAAGGACCCGTTCTATTGcttattaaatttcttaaatcatTACTCGGACACTAATATAATGCAGTCCATACGGAAAAAAGATATATCAACTTCAACAccattgataaataaaaaaatgtttgaaacagTTACCCCAGATTGCGTATCAGAG ATTAAGGAACGTGTAGTTCAAGCAGCTACTGGGTGTGTAACGAAACCAGTGCAAAATAGTTCATTAAATAATGTCACCGGAGGACACTCTCCAACTACTCCACTATTTCCGCCATGTAACAAACAACATGCTGAAGTGCCTTGGGATTACCGCGCACTTGATAATTTACAGTTTCCCCAAAATAATATTCTCGCTATTCCAATTAGCAGTCAAGAAACGCTGCTTCTCTACGATCTGATATACTGTTTAACAGGTATGCGCGGATCGTATATAACCCCAATAGAATGTATGACCAGTGGCCGAAATCCCtctattaaatttatgatttctgAGCAAATACATAATTCATTAAGGGACATCGCTCAGGAGATGCTACCATTAGCTTCATACTATACATGTATAGAACAGTTTATTCAAAATGCAAGTTTGACGGAATGTGGTCAAGTGCTACAAGCTTTTAGTGAGGCATTAAGCAGTTTAATACACGATTATTAT ttgcttTTGGCCCAATTGGAAGCAGAGTTGAATGCTGGAAATTTAACAGTACACAAAATGCTTTTTTACGTTCGACCCACCTTAAATACAATGGAAGTTTTGGCCGGTGTGGTGTCTGCTATTCTAGAG AACGAGTTAAGAGGTGGTCAGGCGCTGACgcttctttttaataaaattagtgcTTTAACTGGTGATGAAGAATCGCAAAAGTTCGTTATTCAATTAACACAATTAGCGGCAGTCCCGTATATGGAAATTTTGCAACTGTGGGTACAAAAAGGAGTAATTTGTGATCCACAGCAGGAGTTCTTGGTGGAAGACAATGAAGTCATTCGTCGGGAGGAATTACCCGAACATTATTCGGCCGATTATTGGGAAAAACG ATACACAATACGTCGTGAACGCATACCATGTTTTCTAGAAAAAGTGTCGGATATAATTTTACGTACGGGTAAATACTTGAATGTTATACGCCAATGTGGCAAGAAAGTGACTCCTCCGCAGTTGATGAATCTGCAGTTTTCACCTACAAATCAAAATCACATCACCGTCATTCAAAACGCATACCGTTTCGCTTCAAAGAATCTCTTAGAAGTGCTGCTTAAGGAAAACGATTTAATGGGGCACCTGATGTCTGTCAAGcgctatttgttgttgcatcaGGGCGATTTCATAACACAGTTTATGGATGCATGCGAAGATGAACTAGCAAAGAACGTAGATAAGGTGTTGCCAATGACATTGGAGAACTTGCTGGGGCTCACATTGCGTTTATCTTCTGCTAAACACGATCCATACAAAGACGATGTGCACTGTGAATTGCTCACATATGACCTAGTTACGCAAATGTCgaaaattatgaataatgaaGAAG AGTATTGGCTATCCCATGACCGACTGGATCTTAATGGTTTGGAGTGTTTTGCTTTTAGATATGAAGTGAAGTGGCCGGTCTCCCTGGTTTTGAATCATATAGCGATTTCAAAATATCAGATGCTCTTCAGACAGTTATTCTATTGCAAACACGTTGAGCGTCAGTTGTGCAa aaTATGGAAGGAGAACTCGATCGCCAAAAAATTTTCGCCTCAGGCAGCGGAGCTTTACCGTTCCGCGTTTACCTTACGCCAACGCATGATGAATGCTGTTCAAAATCTGGAGTATTACATGATGATTGAAGTGATCGAACCGAATTGGCATATCTTCATACAAAATATGAATAAG GTTGAAAACGTCGATGAGGTGCTTTCATTTCACCAGGATTTTCTTGACTCCTGCTTGAAGAATTGCATGCTGACCGACACAACCCTACTTAATCGTTCCATCTTCAAACTGTGCAACATTTGCTTAAAGTTCTGTGAATTTATACAG AAATCCCAACGTTTCTTTCTTGATGCTGAGCTTAAGTCTATGGTCTGCGACAGCAACGACGAGGAAAATTCTGATTCGGATGTTGATATCTCGAGTCAGAAGCAG TCCGAGTCATCGTTGGCACCGAACGATACCTTCTCGGAACGCGTCAAGCGCTTTGATCTGGAATTTACTGGCTTGCTTATTGGACTCCTAAAGCAAATCAATGATGTGGCATCGGACAATCCCTCGGATCGGTTTATAAATCTTGTGCATCGTATTAATTTTAACTCGTTTTACAATCAACAAATGGATAAATTATGTGCTAAGGATTCAATGATGTAA
- the LOC105222664 gene encoding vacuolar protein sorting-associated protein 33A, whose product MFQYLQSRRVNIQLLQESACKEIVNLLEQIDGSKLLLLDEDILGPIGLIASPSLFSERNIKLLKLKLDAQIPRDASNIIYIVRTHVRIMDIIAEHVKKNLDKNRQFHIFFVPRRSCLCIKHLENLKVYQHFTQVKELEWNFFPLDVDTVSMELPFAFRDVAVDGDPTVLYQAAVGLVQLQRLYGQIPKIYGKGIHSQRIWEHAKQLGAEEKMLNGDKGLIDQIILLDRSIDILSAVATQLTYEGLIDEFFGIKNNQLVLPAELFSSSAEEQNTTQTQFVSGKKTFFMNSGEKLFAELRSKNFNEVGKILARNAREISAQMNTNAQDTSVQDMKRFVDKLPALLAHKQSVAVHTTIAEIIRKKVDTFEFSDDLAAEQEFMMCEDTDKASAYIEDMIAKKSDLENVLRLMSIQCSAASGFKEKVLNYYKRELVQVYGLNVLLKISNLEKAGLLYTQSESRAYAVLRKTLNLTVEDVVEIEPKDISYVHSFYAPLTARIVEQTLKPLGWQTLKSQINNLPGPTFEDFQAQLIGISGRHNSSTPIDGSALNIPRIILVFFVGGCTFAEIAALRFLSQQEDNNVEFIIATTKIINKHSFMKDLIS is encoded by the exons ATGTTCCAATATCTTCAAAGCAGGCGTGTAAATATTCAATTGCTGCAGGAGTCAGCATGCAAAGAGATTGTAAATCTCTTAGAGCAGATTGATGGATCCAAACTTCTCTTATTAGATGAAGACATTCTGGGACCTATTGGGTTGATTGCTTCTCCTTCGCTTTTTTCGGAACGGAATATTAAGCTtctcaaattaaaattagatgCACAAATACCTCGGGATGCATCTAACATCATATATATTGTGCGAACACATGTCCGAATTATGGACATAATTGCTGAACATGTTAAAAAGAATCTGGATAAAAACAGacagtttcacatattttttgtacCAAGGCGGTCATGCTTATGCATCAAACATTTAGAGAACTTGAAAGTGTATCAACACTTTACACAAGTAAAAGAATTAGAATGGAACTTCTTTCCTTTGGACGTGGATACTGTATCTATGGAATTACCTTTTGCTTTTCGTGATGTAGCAGTTGATGGTGATCCAACAGTGTTGTACCAAGCAGCTGTAGGTTTAGTGCAGTTACAACGGCTCTATGGACAAATACCTAAAATCTATGGAAAGGGTATTCATTCGCAAAGAATATGGGAGCATGCAAAACAATTAGGTGCcgaagaaaaaatgttgaatggGGACAAAGGCTTGATAGATCAAATTATTTTGCTTGATCGTTCAATAGATATTTTAAGTGCTGTGGCAACACAGCTCACATATGAAGGATTAATTGATGAATTTTTCggcataaaaaataatcaacttGTCCTGCcagcagaacttttctcttcaAGTGCAGAAGAGCAAAACACAACTCAAACGCAGTTTGTCTCTGGCAAGAAGACATTCTTTATGAATTCTGgtgaaaaattatttgctgAATTAAGAAGCAAAAACTTCAATGAAGTTGGAAAAATTTTAGCCCGCAATGCTCGTGAGATTAGTGCGCAAATGAACACAAATGCACAGGATACCTCGGTGCAGGATATGAAACGCTTTGTAGACAAATTACCAGCATTGTTAGCACATAAACAATCAGTGGCAGTTCATACAACAATCGCAGAAATTATTCGCAAAAAAGTAGATACATTTGAGTTCTCCGATGATCTGGCAGCCGAACAAGAGTTTATGATGTGCGAGGACACAGACAAGGCCAGTGCCTATATTGAAGATATGATTGCGAAAAAGAGTGACCTTGAAAATGTTTTACGACTAATGTCCATACAATGTTCGGCGGCTTCGGGATTTAAAGAAAAG GTTTTGAATTATTACAAACGTGAGTTAGTTCAGGTGTACGGTTTAAATGTTCTGCTTAAAATAAGTAATTTGGAAAAAGCTGGTCTTTTGTACACTCAATCAGAATCCCGTGCTTATGCGGTATTACGCAAG actCTTAATTTAACAGTGGAAGATGTCGTTGAAATAGAGCCAAAGGATATTAGTTATGTGCATAGTTTTTATGCACCACTAACTGCTCGCATCGTTGAACAGACTTTGAAACCTCTAGGATGGCAGACGTTGAAGAGTCAAATCAATAATTTACCAGGTCCAACATTTGAAGATTTCCAAGCTCAGTTAATAGGCATAAGCGGTCGTCACAACTCATCTACTCCTATAGATGGTTCCGCTCTGAACATTCCACGTATTATTTTGGTGTTCTTTGTGGGCGGTTGTACCTTTGCGGAAATCGCAGCCCTAAGGTTTCTATCACAACAAGAGGATAATAATGTTGAATTTATTATAGCaaccacaaaaattattaataagcaTAGTTTTATGAAAGATTTAATATCATAA
- the LOC105222663 gene encoding gamma-tubulin complex component 2 homolog isoform X2 produces MDVNSTTDPMRVALKTLIQHSNATFTADDVLREFRTTKEKRSNRKLLKILEIISKNQAKSAEHLVEAAKLLEKKDPFYCLLNFLNHYSDTNIMQSIRKKDISTSTPLINKKMFETVTPDCVSEIKERVVQAATGCVTKPVQNSSLNNVTGGHSPTTPLFPPCNKQHAEVPWDYRALDNLQFPQNNILAIPISSQETLLLYDLIYCLTGMRGSYITPIECMTSGRNPSIKFMISEQIHNSLRDIAQEMLPLASYYTCIEQFIQNASLTECGQVLQAFSEALSSLIHDYYLLLAQLEAELNAGNLTVHKMLFYVRPTLNTMEVLAGVVSAILENELRGGQALTLLFNKISALTGDEESQKFVIQLTQLAAVPYMEILQLWVQKGVICDPQQEFLVEDNEVIRREELPEHYSADYWEKRYTIRRERIPCFLEKVSDIILRTGKYLNVIRQCGKKVTPPQLMNLQFSPTNQNHITVIQNAYRFASKNLLEVLLKENDLMGHLMSVKRYLLLHQGDFITQFMDACEDELAKNVDKVLPMTLENLLGLTLRLSSAKHDPYKDDVHCELLTYDLVTQMSKIMNNEEEYWLSHDRLDLNGLECFAFRYEVKWPVSLVLNHIAISKYQMLFRQLFYCKHVERQLCKIWKENSIAKKFSPQAAELYRSAFTLRQRMMNAVQNLEYYMMIEVIEPNWHIFIQNMNKVENVDEVLSFHQDFLDSCLKNCMLTDTTLLNRSIFKLCNICLKFCEFIQSESSLAPNDTFSERVKRFDLEFTGLLIGLLKQINDVASDNPSDRFINLVHRINFNSFYNQQMDKLCAKDSMM; encoded by the exons ATGGACGTAAATTCTACGACGGATCCCATGCGGGTAGCATTAAAAACGCTTATACAGCATTCAAA TGCAACGTTTACTGCTGATGATGTGCTACGGGAATTTCGTACAACAAAAGAGAAACGTTCCAATcggaaattgttgaaaattttggaaataatttcaaagAACCAAGCAAAATCCGCAGAGCATTTGGTGGAGGCGGCCAAGCTATTAGagaa AAAGGACCCGTTCTATTGcttattaaatttcttaaatcatTACTCGGACACTAATATAATGCAGTCCATACGGAAAAAAGATATATCAACTTCAACAccattgataaataaaaaaatgtttgaaacagTTACCCCAGATTGCGTATCAGAG ATTAAGGAACGTGTAGTTCAAGCAGCTACTGGGTGTGTAACGAAACCAGTGCAAAATAGTTCATTAAATAATGTCACCGGAGGACACTCTCCAACTACTCCACTATTTCCGCCATGTAACAAACAACATGCTGAAGTGCCTTGGGATTACCGCGCACTTGATAATTTACAGTTTCCCCAAAATAATATTCTCGCTATTCCAATTAGCAGTCAAGAAACGCTGCTTCTCTACGATCTGATATACTGTTTAACAGGTATGCGCGGATCGTATATAACCCCAATAGAATGTATGACCAGTGGCCGAAATCCCtctattaaatttatgatttctgAGCAAATACATAATTCATTAAGGGACATCGCTCAGGAGATGCTACCATTAGCTTCATACTATACATGTATAGAACAGTTTATTCAAAATGCAAGTTTGACGGAATGTGGTCAAGTGCTACAAGCTTTTAGTGAGGCATTAAGCAGTTTAATACACGATTATTAT ttgcttTTGGCCCAATTGGAAGCAGAGTTGAATGCTGGAAATTTAACAGTACACAAAATGCTTTTTTACGTTCGACCCACCTTAAATACAATGGAAGTTTTGGCCGGTGTGGTGTCTGCTATTCTAGAG AACGAGTTAAGAGGTGGTCAGGCGCTGACgcttctttttaataaaattagtgcTTTAACTGGTGATGAAGAATCGCAAAAGTTCGTTATTCAATTAACACAATTAGCGGCAGTCCCGTATATGGAAATTTTGCAACTGTGGGTACAAAAAGGAGTAATTTGTGATCCACAGCAGGAGTTCTTGGTGGAAGACAATGAAGTCATTCGTCGGGAGGAATTACCCGAACATTATTCGGCCGATTATTGGGAAAAACG ATACACAATACGTCGTGAACGCATACCATGTTTTCTAGAAAAAGTGTCGGATATAATTTTACGTACGGGTAAATACTTGAATGTTATACGCCAATGTGGCAAGAAAGTGACTCCTCCGCAGTTGATGAATCTGCAGTTTTCACCTACAAATCAAAATCACATCACCGTCATTCAAAACGCATACCGTTTCGCTTCAAAGAATCTCTTAGAAGTGCTGCTTAAGGAAAACGATTTAATGGGGCACCTGATGTCTGTCAAGcgctatttgttgttgcatcaGGGCGATTTCATAACACAGTTTATGGATGCATGCGAAGATGAACTAGCAAAGAACGTAGATAAGGTGTTGCCAATGACATTGGAGAACTTGCTGGGGCTCACATTGCGTTTATCTTCTGCTAAACACGATCCATACAAAGACGATGTGCACTGTGAATTGCTCACATATGACCTAGTTACGCAAATGTCgaaaattatgaataatgaaGAAG AGTATTGGCTATCCCATGACCGACTGGATCTTAATGGTTTGGAGTGTTTTGCTTTTAGATATGAAGTGAAGTGGCCGGTCTCCCTGGTTTTGAATCATATAGCGATTTCAAAATATCAGATGCTCTTCAGACAGTTATTCTATTGCAAACACGTTGAGCGTCAGTTGTGCAa aaTATGGAAGGAGAACTCGATCGCCAAAAAATTTTCGCCTCAGGCAGCGGAGCTTTACCGTTCCGCGTTTACCTTACGCCAACGCATGATGAATGCTGTTCAAAATCTGGAGTATTACATGATGATTGAAGTGATCGAACCGAATTGGCATATCTTCATACAAAATATGAATAAG GTTGAAAACGTCGATGAGGTGCTTTCATTTCACCAGGATTTTCTTGACTCCTGCTTGAAGAATTGCATGCTGACCGACACAACCCTACTTAATCGTTCCATCTTCAAACTGTGCAACATTTGCTTAAAGTTCTGTGAATTTATACAG TCCGAGTCATCGTTGGCACCGAACGATACCTTCTCGGAACGCGTCAAGCGCTTTGATCTGGAATTTACTGGCTTGCTTATTGGACTCCTAAAGCAAATCAATGATGTGGCATCGGACAATCCCTCGGATCGGTTTATAAATCTTGTGCATCGTATTAATTTTAACTCGTTTTACAATCAACAAATGGATAAATTATGTGCTAAGGATTCAATGATGTAA